AACTCCTGCCGCTCACCGAGGGTGATCCGATCACGAGCCCCGGGCACCCCGCCTGGCGCGCCTTCGACCACCAGTCGCCGATACTCACCGACGGCACCGCCTGGTTCCCGGTCAGCATGCGTGGCGAGCGTCGGGGTGTGCTGTGCCTGTCGCCCGTGCCGGACGACCGGGAGGTCCTCGCCGCGCTGGCCGACATCTCCACCGCGCTCGCCCACGAGTTGGCGGCGGTCTCCGCCGGCACGGACGTCTACCGGGCGGCACGGCGCGCCCAGCGCCTCACCCTGGCCGCCGAGATGCAGTGGGACCTGCTCCCCGGCCGCAGCCGGATCCGACCCTCGTTCAGTCTGGCCGGCCAGTTGGAGCCGGCGTACGCGGTGCGCGGCGGCAGCTTCGACTGGTCCGACGACGGGCAGCGACTCTGGTTGTCCACCATCAACGGCACCGGTGAGGGTGTCTCCGCCTCCCTGCTCACCTCGTTGGCCACCCACGCGCTGCGCAACGCGCGCCGGGCCGGGCTGAGCCTGGCCGACCAGAGCGCCCTCGCCGACCAGGCCCTCTACGACCTGTACCGGGGCGAGCGCCACCTCTCGGCGTTGCTGATGGAACTGGACCTGCGTTCCGGGATGATGACCGTGGTCGACGCCGGGTCACCCCGACTGGTCCTGCTGCGCGACGGCGAGGTCACCGAGCAGCCCCTGGAGGCGCAGTTCCCGCTCGGCATGTTCGAGGCGACCGACTACCACGAGCAGAAGTTCCCGCTGGAGCGCGGCGACCGGCTCTTCGTCGTCAGCGACGGGGTGCTGGAGGCCACCGGGCAGAACGTGCGCTACGGCGAGACGGCACTGGACCGGTTCCTGCGGCGCACCGGCCCGATGGCGCCACTGGACGCCGTCCGGTCCCTGATCGGTGACCTTCGTGCGTTCGTGGCTGGTGACCTGGTCAACGACGCGGTGGTCGTTTGCCTGGACTGGAACGGTCCGCAACCGTGACCGGTGGTGGTCAGTACGCTCCGCGACCGTTCAGGACCGCACCGAAGGTCTTCCACAGGATGGTGAGGTCGGCGGCGAGGGACCAGTTCTCCACGTAGTAGAGATCGAGCCGGATGCCGTCCTCCCAGCTCAGGTCGGAACGGCCGCTGACCTGCCACAGGCCGGTCATGCCAGGCTTGACCAGCAGCCGCCGGGCCACGTCGCCGTCGTAGCGGGCCACCTCGGAGGGCAGCGGCGGGCGGGGCCCGACCATGCTCATCTGACCCAACAGCACGTTGGCCAACTGCGGCAACTCGTCCAGCGACCACTTGCGCAGCAGCCGGCCGACGCGAGTGACCCGGGGGTCCCGGCGCATCTTGAACATCAGGCCGTCGGTCTCGTTGCGCGCGGTCAGCTCGGCGAGCAGCGCGTCGGCGTTCACCACCATGGTGCGGAACTTGAACACGCCGAACTCATGCCCGCCCCGGCCAACGCGGATCTGTCGGAACAGCACGGGGCCCCGACTGTCCAGTTTGATGGCGAGGGCGATCAACGCGATCAGCGGCAGCAGCAGCGCCAGCGCCAGCGACGAGGCGGACCTGTCGACGAGGCCCTTCACCAGCTTGCGCGCACCGCGGAACTCCGGTGCCTCGACGTGGATCAGCGGCAGGCCGGCGACCGGGCGGGTGTGGATCCGCGGGCCGGCGACGTCGGTCAGCGCGGGTGCCACGACCAGGTCGACGCCGGTCCCCTCCAACTGCCAGCCGAGACGGCGCAACCGGGCCGCGGTCAGCTCGCCGGAGGCGGTCACGGCGACAGTGTCCGCGCCGATCGCGGTGGCCGCTTCCGGGATACCTCGGAACGATCCCACCACCGGTACGTCGCCCAGTCGCTGCGCCACCGGTGCGAGCAGCACGTCGGGGATGCACGCGCCGACCACCTGGTAGCCGGCGTACGGCTCGCGGCGCAGCGTGTGCACCAACTCCAGGACGTGGGCGGTGTCGCCGACCACCAGCACCCTGCGGGACCAGCCGGCACCCACCCGTCGGGCCCGGTGCAGGCGCTTGCGGACGACGAACCGCGCCACCTCCAGCCCGACGGTGCCCACCGCGAAGGAGATGCCCAGGAAGACCCGGGAGACGCCGAGGTCGGCGATGTAGCCGATGATGGCGGTCGCACCCGCGAGTCGCAGGCTGGCGGAGCTGACCCGCCGATACTCGTCGGCACCGTAGCCGACCACCCGGTCGTCGTAGCAGCCGAGTGCCTTGAGCGAGATCAGCCAGGCCAGCACCAACCCGGGGGCAACCAGCACGTACGGGATCTCCGAGCCGCCCGAGTCGCCGTCACCGAAGCGGGTGACGTACCCGATGAGCAGCGCGATGATGAGAACGCTGGTGTCGAGCACCACCAGGACCCGCACGTAGGACCGTTCGTCGGAGCGCGCCACCAGCCCGACACGGCGGCCTTTCGGCTCAACGGACGTGGCGGGGGTCAACAGTGTCGCCGCGGTCACCGGCCCTCCCACTCTGTACAGGATGGCCCCGGCCAACAGGGTCGGACCGGAGGCGGACCGACAATGCCGGAACAGTCGACATCCTGCCTCGGTAACCATGACGGCCGATTGCTTCGGACGTATTGCCGTCACTTATTTCTCAGCGTGGGAGCCAAAAAGGGGCCCGCCCTACCGTCGATCCGGTAGGGCGGGCCCCTTCGTGTTTCGAGCGTTGGCTCAGCGCGGTGCCGGCGGACGTCGCGCGATGGCGCTGAGGAAGATGTTGCCGATCTCGCTCGGGTCCTTGGTGACGAAGACATCGCCACCGGTCACCTTCGTGATCGACTCCAGCTCGGCCTTGCTGACGCCCTCGCCGATGCCGATCATGATGACCTGCACCGGGCGCTCCGGGTCGGCGAGCTGCTTGAGCTTGGCGAGCAGCTGCTGCTGGTTGAGGCCGTTGTCGTCCTCGTTCTCACCATCGGTGAACAGCACGATGGAGTTGACCCGGCCAGGTTGCCAGTTCTCCTGGACCGCCTGGTACGCGGCCAGCGTGGTGTCGTAGAGGCCGGTGTCACCGCTGGAGGGCGTGACGGTGGCGAGCGCCGCCTCCAACTGGGCTCGCTGGCTGGAGAGCGGCCCGATGGGCACCAGCTCTTTGTAGTCCCGGTTGCCGACCAGTTTGGTGGAGAAGGTCCAGAGGCCGATCGACCAGGAGTCGTCGAAGAGGCCGAGGCCGCGGCGGGCCGCGTCCACGGTGACCTCCTCCCGGCTGCGGTTGTTGGCGCTGGGCACCTCATCCTTCATCGAGCCGGAGACGTCGACGACGGCCAGCATCCGACCGGACTGGGTGGCGATCGACCAGCTGGAGACGACCCGCTGGATGGCGGCCGGGTCGAGGCCACCCGCGGCGGTGCCGCCGTTCGCCGGTGCGGTCGGCGCGCCGCCCGACGGGCTCGGGGCACCCTGCGGTGCTTTGAAGCCATCGCCCCAGCTGCCGTCCGGCGCGCGTAGCGACTGCGCCGCGAGCCGGTTGCGGAAGGATGGGCTGGTGAGCAACTCGAACAGCACCCGGGCCGCCGACGCCTTGCTCGGCTCGATGCCGGGCAGCACCGCGTACGGGTAGTCCAACGGCATCGGCGCCGGCTCCATGTAGAGAGCGGCGAGCGGGACCGGCGGCTCCTTGCTGTTGTAGGCCATCACGTCTTCTTCGGACAGCGCCGCCGCGCCGAGACCGCTGGCGATGGACGTCGCGTCCTTGGCGGTCGGGAAGCGGGCCAGCAGATCGTTGCGGAGCGACGAGCGCCCGGTGGCCAGTGCCCGAAGAGCGCCGACGGTGCTGCGCTGGGCGTCGCCGCCGGCAGCGCTGGCGGCCGCGGTCAGCGAGAGCAGACCGGACAGGCCGGCGGCGTCACGGGTCGGCTCGACGATCCCGGTGCGCAGGGGCGCACTGGTGTTGTTGACCTGCTTGAGCAGGTCCGTCCAGTTGAACTTCTTGTCCGGCCAGCCCAGTCGGGCGGCGATCGGCTCGGGCATCGCGACGACGATGGGGCTGCGTGCGATGGACGCGCCGTTGGTCGGAGCGAACGCGGTGGCGTCCTTCTTCAACCGGAGCAGCCAGGTCGAGGAGTCGGGCACCCAGACGTCCGGGCTGACGGCGGTGCCGCTGGCCTGCCCCACGCCGGCCAGGACAGCGCCGTGCTTGGCCGCCACCACGGCAGCCACGTCGACCGGGTCGGACGCCGAGACGTCAACCCGGATGCAGGTGGGGCCTACCGCAGCGCCGTCCTTGACCCACTGGGACGCGGCCGCGTCCACCGCGGGCGCGAGCTCCGAGGCGACCGCGACAGCGAGACGAATCTCCCCGGAGCAGTTCGGCTGGATCAACTCCCGATAGCCGAACCACACGCCGGTCGTGACGACGAGCACCGCCGCCGTCCCGGCGGCGGCAGCGAGATGGAGTTTCGAACGCATGCGATGGCGGCCTGCTGACACGGTGACCATCTTGCGTACTAGGTGCCGTCTCTGCCACATCCGTTTGGACTAAAGTTACGGAGGAGAAACAGTTGACCACGTTTTGGCGACGCAGAGTGATACAGCGGCCTCGTGGCGTTGCCGAATCAGTGCCACCCTCGCGTCTCGACGCCGAGGTTCACGGCAGCACACACGTCGGGCTCGGCACCGGCACCGGCTCGCCGATCGCCTCGGGGATGCCGGTGTCCACGTCGCGCCGGAAGACCCGCACCATGTCCGCCCGCTCATCAGCGACGTAGATGTGCTCCCCGATCAGCGCGAAGTGTCGGGGCCACTCACCGCCGGTGTCCACTTCGGCCACCAGCTCCGGCAGCTCCCCGACCAGGGTGAAGACGGCCAGGGTCCCCACTCCGCGGTTGGCGACATAGAGAAACCGGCCGTCCGGGCCGACCGCGACCTCCGAGGGCTGGACATGACCGGTCCGCTCGCTCGCCTCGACCCGACCGCGCTGGTGCAACGCGCCGTCGTCGGTCAACTCGTACGCGGTGACCGAGGCGTCCAGCTCGCCGACGAGGTAGCAACGCCGCCCGTCCGGGTGACGGGCCAGGTGCCGCGGCCCGGTGCCGGGTGCCGTGCGGATCCGCGGCGCACGGGGCACCAGCCGCCCCGTCGCGTCGTCCAGGTCGTAGCGGTAGACCGAGTCGGTGCCGAGGTCCACCGCGAAGAGCGGCCCC
The nucleotide sequence above comes from Micromonospora luteifusca. Encoded proteins:
- a CDS encoding PP2C family protein-serine/threonine phosphatase — its product is MSEPVNQARRALNETPADRLVGGVGDVLVRSYGITDVELYQVDYRLSELLPLTEGDPITSPGHPAWRAFDHQSPILTDGTAWFPVSMRGERRGVLCLSPVPDDREVLAALADISTALAHELAAVSAGTDVYRAARRAQRLTLAAEMQWDLLPGRSRIRPSFSLAGQLEPAYAVRGGSFDWSDDGQRLWLSTINGTGEGVSASLLTSLATHALRNARRAGLSLADQSALADQALYDLYRGERHLSALLMELDLRSGMMTVVDAGSPRLVLLRDGEVTEQPLEAQFPLGMFEATDYHEQKFPLERGDRLFVVSDGVLEATGQNVRYGETALDRFLRRTGPMAPLDAVRSLIGDLRAFVAGDLVNDAVVVCLDWNGPQP
- a CDS encoding substrate-binding domain-containing protein, which produces MSAGRHRMRSKLHLAAAAGTAAVLVVTTGVWFGYRELIQPNCSGEIRLAVAVASELAPAVDAAASQWVKDGAAVGPTCIRVDVSASDPVDVAAVVAAKHGAVLAGVGQASGTAVSPDVWVPDSSTWLLRLKKDATAFAPTNGASIARSPIVVAMPEPIAARLGWPDKKFNWTDLLKQVNNTSAPLRTGIVEPTRDAAGLSGLLSLTAAASAAGGDAQRSTVGALRALATGRSSLRNDLLARFPTAKDATSIASGLGAAALSEEDVMAYNSKEPPVPLAALYMEPAPMPLDYPYAVLPGIEPSKASAARVLFELLTSPSFRNRLAAQSLRAPDGSWGDGFKAPQGAPSPSGGAPTAPANGGTAAGGLDPAAIQRVVSSWSIATQSGRMLAVVDVSGSMKDEVPSANNRSREEVTVDAARRGLGLFDDSWSIGLWTFSTKLVGNRDYKELVPIGPLSSQRAQLEAALATVTPSSGDTGLYDTTLAAYQAVQENWQPGRVNSIVLFTDGENEDDNGLNQQQLLAKLKQLADPERPVQVIMIGIGEGVSKAELESITKVTGGDVFVTKDPSEIGNIFLSAIARRPPAPR
- a CDS encoding lactonase family protein, whose protein sequence is MSGQGEVVHIGGYTAQSGGRGSGIVAARRDPTTGALTPLGTVAATPSPSFLARHPTQSVLYAVNELTDGEISAWRVGPDGELDPLGSRSTGGAEPCHLAVLPDGGHLVAANYGSGSVAVFPLDPQGVPGERTDLVVHEGRGPDPQRQDHAHAHMVNPGTGRGPLFAVDLGTDSVYRYDLDDATGRLVPRAPRIRTAPGTGPRHLARHPDGRRCYLVGELDASVTAYELTDDGALHQRGRVEASERTGHVQPSEVAVGPDGRFLYVANRGVGTLAVFTLVGELPELVAEVDTGGEWPRHFALIGEHIYVADERADMVRVFRRDVDTGIPEAIGEPVPVPSPTCVLP
- a CDS encoding sugar transferase translates to MTAATLLTPATSVEPKGRRVGLVARSDERSYVRVLVVLDTSVLIIALLIGYVTRFGDGDSGGSEIPYVLVAPGLVLAWLISLKALGCYDDRVVGYGADEYRRVSSASLRLAGATAIIGYIADLGVSRVFLGISFAVGTVGLEVARFVVRKRLHRARRVGAGWSRRVLVVGDTAHVLELVHTLRREPYAGYQVVGACIPDVLLAPVAQRLGDVPVVGSFRGIPEAATAIGADTVAVTASGELTAARLRRLGWQLEGTGVDLVVAPALTDVAGPRIHTRPVAGLPLIHVEAPEFRGARKLVKGLVDRSASSLALALLLPLIALIALAIKLDSRGPVLFRQIRVGRGGHEFGVFKFRTMVVNADALLAELTARNETDGLMFKMRRDPRVTRVGRLLRKWSLDELPQLANVLLGQMSMVGPRPPLPSEVARYDGDVARRLLVKPGMTGLWQVSGRSDLSWEDGIRLDLYYVENWSLAADLTILWKTFGAVLNGRGAY